gccccctggGAAAAAGTGAGAAATTACATGCAACAGCACCTTGTCTATATGCAAAATTACATGAAATACCAATACAGGGTGAAAACAAAGGTGAAATTAAACTATATTATGCCCAGGCTCAGCGTGAAATTAACCCAactcaataaaatgtatagaaatagtataatagtaaaatataaGAGTGAGAGCTCATCCACGGAGATCACGGATCAAATATCTGTCACTGCTGGCTGCCGCTGTAATTGGTGTCAGCTTCAGGATTCACTTTCAGTAAGCGCTGACATCACCTGGCTGGCCAGGAAACTCACGCCCATGCTGCCACGCGAGAGCTGACCTCCAATCATGGAGAAGATGCTCTGCGCAGCGCAGCGTGCATAAGGTCTGCAGACCCGGGGGTACCTAgaatatttggcacctggggcggatcctgtatgtggaacccccacacacacaacacacttaaaacaattatatactgaggcagacatcacagtggaacagcataactactatcactatacactgagccagacattgatggtggtacagcataactgctatcattatatcaaATCCCGATGCACAGCAGCACTTGCCGcacgcatcgcaagggagcaggattggaggtctgcattaacagacctcccactCCCTTGactgattttaagccggttagagggagatctttgatcttcccaaccgagcctgcttaTCTAGAAGCGGACATTATAGtgcgtctctggaggggtgcgcATCCGAAGGATTTTTTGGtgcagcaaagtgccgcctcttcaaaagtgccgcctggggcgattGCCCCACTCTGTCcgcagcagggccggccctgattagaACTTTGGTGGAGACACTGCCATCGCTCTAATTTCTTTACTCTATTCCATAGCAAACTCACATTGGCTGCAGGTTACCACATAATTATCTGAATAAAAAAgggttatatgtatataatgcataatcaacaaaataaaaaacacagataCTGGACACAAACTATAAATGAATTCACCTCCTGGTTTTCACATCCAATAGATTTTTCTGGATGGATTAAATGTAGCAATTGGATTAATTGTATATCACAATAGAAAACCATCTAGCACTCCCACAAACAAGcaattttttaaacatgtttttgtataaaaacCACAGCAATCTAGAAGTTGTCTTCTAGATGTAGCTGCTGTGGAAGCATGTCCTCGACATAATGATGTATCGTTCATTTGACCTGTCAGACTGTATTACATTAGGTTTATCATATCTGCGAAGTGCCACATGCTTCTCAATATTCATATGACCTGGACATTCTGCAGTCGGCCAGCGGTCCAAAATTATACAGTGGTGACTCAGAATCTAAAAAGCCTATGTTGAGACAGCATCCTGATTTAGCTCgctttatattttaaagagcACATTGTAGGCTTTTAGcttggtttccttttttttttaaaataaacataacatacataacatttttattccttTGTATAGAGAAAGATTTTTCTTTACGGAACAATGCCATGTTATCTTTCGACTTGAAATGTTTAGAAATAACACCATAAtggtacattaaataatacaaaaaatattaaaataaattgtacaaGTTCCTTAGTTATACCAAACACTCCAGCAGGGGTGGATTAACAATGGAGGAAATGGGGCATTTTAACCTTCTTGCCTCTGTAATTGCCATCTGCCTGGTAAAAAGGTTCGAATTTATTGGTTGTACAAGAAAATAAAGATGATTACAAACATCTAGTATGAAATATGACCATGTGTAACACGATGTGGTTTCTCAAACCAAAGACTTTCTTAGGAGCAATTGTCAACCCTGCATCTTTATGCCACTGTACGAAGGCTGTGCAAATCATCAGGATGTCTTGTCAGTGAAAACAACCCTGTTTACATGGAAACAAGGAAATACACACTAACTAATACAACTTTTAACACAGTACCAAATAAATGTGAACAAAAGAGAGTGAACAGATTAAATATACGCTTTATGTCAGTATGACTACCATAAGCATACTGAAGCGGCTATCTGTCATTATcagattatacatattatgGGATAATTAAGATTTCAAGTAGCATTACACTGGTACAAATTGTCTGGCAAATAAATCTCATGTTGAACAGCATGTAAAGGTTCAGTTTTCACATTTTACAACTATGTCCCAGTGCATGTCAAGGTCACATACTGCAGCAATCGTTCTTAGCCTCACCTAATCCCCATGACCAGCTGATGATTGCTGAACATTATCATGAAGCACGATTTTGTCTTCAGCGCCTGTTCTTGTATTCTCAGAGTAGACACCTATAACCATCACAATTCATGTTTAAAATCAAGTAATGTAagttacaaactttatttttcaaagCTGTATGTGactattagtaaaaaaaagatgatgttctgactcaatgtttttttagtttagcAACTCGGAATGGAAGAGTTTTGGGGACTTTTTCTACTGTATAAATGACTCCATAGTACATTTTGGACTTTGTAGGTGAGTTAAGGTGGAATTAAGAAATTCACACActtatactcactaacacacactccatctcacaccacttacacatccatgctcacacacacaattacacatccatgctcacatacataaagaaatagaaacaaacatacatacatactgccCGCCTTGGCTTACCTCTCATCGATCCAGCAGCTTGCAGTCCAGCTGCTTGCACACTgagccggttcaaaatagtttagaaagggcccttctaaCCTGGACCAGTGCAGTCCacgttggaagggccctttctaaactatttggtatgaggagacaggaacatgcGGTCACACTGAGCCCTCTagctgtgacccctgtagttatgccattGGTCAGGGAGTGGACAGAACATGATCAGGGAGTAGACAGAACATGGTCAGGGAGTAGACAGAACATGATCATGGAGTAGACCTAACATGGACAGAGAGAGGGCATAGCGACACACGAAACCCCTgctcagagaaagaagaaactagcATGTAGACAGGGGGAAGCAAGGATTCACatggagagtttccaggtatgctcaCCAGGTTTGCTACTTCACAATGCAGTTGGTGAGATAACTCTCCCCTCAACTCCAATTAAACATTTAGCGAGTAAGTCCCAAATAATCTAAATCCAGCACCTTTCCTGACATTCTACACTTCTCACTGTGGTTGTTGTGTTTCATTTGGAGTGCCCTCGGAACATCTTTCATTTTGGTAAATGAGTCCTTTAAGGGCTGCTACATCTATTatgttaaactatatatattcagctctaaataatgaaaaactGTGTACAATTCCATTTCAAAACACGAGCTCCACGGTCACCTATTCCCCACGTGTTGTTACTTTAGCGaaatatgtacaaaataaatggttttagtTAAAGCCTTAAAAACATCTTTGTATCTTCACTGTATGATAACTACTGCACAGAAGCCAATACAAAGTCTATTTGTTTCCACTTTTAAACGCAATTACTGCCTACCCTTAGGTTTTTATAAATGCCCCTACACCACAATGTTCTGATTTAGAAGAAGTACATTTTACTTAGTTAGAAATTGATGAAAGAGATGCGGGTACTATTATTATAGATGTGATTCACTGTTtagtaacaatatataataacaggTTGGATTTGCACTCCCACCTTCAAACAATTCCTTTCAGCCATGAGCTAATGTTAGCGCTCAGCATCTTAAGTCAGAAGTCATACCCCTGTAGTTCATTTGACAAAGAACACTCAGAGCACTACTGAGATATAACATATGTTTTTGTTCTTATCTTCAATTGTTAGGTTCTGCTTACAAACATTTTAGTAAATGTTACCTTTCTTGCCCTATTTTGTTACTTTGAACGAATACAAAATATATCGACTATGAGTTATTTCTCCTTTGTGTATTAAGCATGtacaaattaaatacatttgtacaaaaaaaaaacatactggtGGCAGAGACTTCTTAAAACCCAGAGGAAATATGAATGGATGAATGAAGAGGGTCAGACCTATGTccattgcatgtacatattaacccataacaaatcaataaaaaccACAGACACAGTATTGTAAATTGGATAAAATTGGccgtttcttttttaatttaataacaaCCAAATAAATTCTTATATATAACACATCAAATACAATCCACCCCTTTCTCAGCCAGATTGTGTAACACCAAGCCTCTGTCCACCTCAACATAGAGGCGACCTTTACCCCTATAAAACTACGACAatataacatacatttaaacacaaaaggggggggcACTCGCTCAGCAACAGCTTCTTGAAGATTTCGCTTGAAGTAAATTTAATCTCTGCACGcagcttatttattttaaaattgtcttGCACCCCGAGCACAGCTGATTGCACCAATCAGCTGTGCTTATTTTCCCGCCACACAGAACGCTTGCGCAAACGCTCGTGCTGCAGCACAGCTGATTAACCAATCAGCTGTGCTAACTAAACTACCTGCCCGGCAACCTAGAACTAGATTTAGCTAGCCTAGCCCGCCAAAACATAATGCCCTAACTTTCCTGACCTTTTAATGACCCCTGTTATATAACTAATGTCCAGCAATGGACAATAAGTGCGCCGCTTAGGCAGCTTGCGCTTCCAAGGAATTTTAGATATTCAGATATTTCAGATATTAGATCATTTGTgagatttgtattattattaaagctaCACTTGTCATTTTATACACTTTAAACCATATAATAGATGTGTGACATTAGCTTTATGCATCCAAATGAAGAGAGGGATTCATCAGAATCTCCCCTATGTATCTGGTGTTTATCCTATTCCCTAGCTCCTTACCTTGAAGGAGATGCATTTGGCTAAAATGTTCATGCGCTGAAACCACTCTCATTGATTCCAACTGGAGTACTTCCCAGCCAGGCAATGCTGGAGCAAATTCTAGACAGCTGATGGGATGGCATGCTGGAGCGGGAGAAACATcaggagttttttttatttatcctaaTGATAAAAAGATCATattgaattaattatttttggagCAGTGGCCTGTctctctattttttatatactgaACCGTTTAAAATTCCACACCACACTTATTTTCCTGACCATCCCCAAAAAGCTGAAGAACTCGCCATGTAATTACACCCTTGTGGTCTCTGTGAACTGCCAAGGGGAGCTAATGTGCAGGAGACTGTATCTGAAGAgagattttttcctccccaggggTGGATTAAACACTGGATATTTTCCCCAGGACCCCCAATGGCAAGAGGCCCACAAATGCTACAGTATAATTTACAGTACTTGCTGTGTTGGGTGATGTGGAAGGcccaaggccagattaaggagcTTGGGGCCCTTGATCACTAgaacataatgtaatataaaacaaagtttaTTGCAGATTCCTCTACATTGCTTCATGCTATCACACCCTGTTCATATTACACGTTGGCATCACATTATGTCCCATCTAATCTAAGGCCTGGATGCTGAACATGTGCAAACCATGTTCCTTGTAAAGTAGGCACCGCGTCTGTGCAGCAAATGGACTGACATTAGACAGGACTGTTGGCAAGTGACACACCTGCTGGTCAAGACGGTCACCTTCATATCAAGATAATTGGCAAACAACATAATGTAGGGCACATAATAGTATAAAATTCAatcatgcatattttatttgcagTGATAACATACCCTGTGCTCTGATTCAGCAGGTGGTCGGAAACATGTGCAGACATCCTCCTTCTTATTTCCTATTCCTACTCATTTAGGCTAATTAATATAAGTGGCTTTTCAATGACATATTTAAGATAGACCACTTCTATATTCCTCCTCAATTTAGACACATGTggtatacaaaatatgaatatctccaattatttttttattcccctGATGTTCACCTCTAATTCTAATAAATATCTTTCTAGGATAATATCTTCCTTTTTCCTGTTCAACTAAGATATGTGTGTAgatatgtgaaatatatatatatatatatatatatatatatatatatgtatatatatatatagcattgcaggtacacTAAAACAATGCACTTTGAAGTATGTCTATTATAGTTAGGGTTATGTAAACAAGTCACTAGTTGGGCCGCACACATGCGTCTCACAGTTTGTTGTGACCCAACACCTCTTTCAATCCCACAGCCAGCTCTGATCTTAGAAAGCTATGCGGTGTTGTCTTGTGTTTGCATTCTATTCCTGTAACTGGGAGTTGTGATGAGATCATTCACACAGGAGCAGAGATACACATGTCAAACTATAGCAGTGACTAATCAGGATATGTACTATTTGCTTCTAAATTCGGCGTGTCCGCATCTAATCCTCGGCTGTTGATTTGATCTTTAAACAAATGCTTACAATTAGAGAAACAAAGGGTCATCCAGAAAAGACCGAAGCAGAGGGTTGGGTGTTAGATGCCACTTTATCCTTTGGACTACGACGACGACAGTGTCTTGAGAAAAAGCAGGAGGAACCTTCATGTTCTGGACAATACAGAGAAAAATTCTTTGAAGGAGTTTCAAACAAGAAGGGGCAAAGCTTTCACTTTACATACATGGTCACCAACTTACCCAAATGGCTATTTGAGGTGAGAAATAATGTATCTAACCagactaaaaaaatattctcagtttttttgctgttttgctgATGTGAAACTGGTGCTTCTAAAACAAAACTTTGAACGAGAAGACATCACATTATCCTGATCATTATGCATCATGAGTTACTTTTTGGCCTTCTGCAAGTCCCATCGCGGGCTGGTGTTCACACAGTACCAGATGCTAAGAGCTCAAGGACATTTGTGTGATGTTTGTTTAGTAGTGGATGGACACGAATTCCACGCACACAAGTCTTTTTTGGCTTGTTCAAGTGACTATTTTAGAGCAATGTTTAAGGAATACACCAAGGAATCTAAGGCCTCTATCATCCATCTTAATGTTATCTCAGCAACAGGATTACAAAtcattttggattttatttacacatcgTGGCTTTCTCTTTCCATGAACACCTTGGAAGACACTTTGGAAGCTGCATGCTACCTACAAGTCACGGATGCTGTACCACTGTGTAGTCAGTATCTCATCAGTAACTGTGACTTGGGAAATTGCTGTTTTGCTGCCAACATAGCATCAAAATTCTATCTTTCAGATGCATTGGCAGAGATGGAGAAGTACATTATTAATAATCTCTGGGTGCTTTTACAAGAGGATATAGAGAAAACAGAGCTCCTTGAATTAAACATAAAGTCAATGATAAACCTGATAAAATCAAATGATATCCCAAAGGTGCAAGAGAAAGGTTTGTTGACTTTAATTCTAAAATGGCTTCAGTATGATAGGACCAGGCACTTATATGTCATGGTTCTATTTGAAAACATTCGATATGCGTTGTTGCCACTGGATGCTCTACGTAAACTTTATACTCAGACCGATGTTCCTTTGACTGCTTCCATCAAAAACCTCATCATCAAAGCAATAAACTACCATTCGATTCCCACAAAACAGCCAGTTTTGCAAGACAAGTATAGCACCCTGCGTAATCACAAAGGATGGATTCTCCTAGTCGGGGGAGACGCTAACGGAGACCTTGTTGAAAATGTGCTTGGATTTGATGTGTATACTCACAAGTGGCGGATGGTAACAAATTTGCAAATGAAAGTACAACTTCACAGCATTTGTGTTATTGGTAACTTCCTCTATGTTCTTGGGGGAGAAACTCCAAAACATGGCACAGAGGGCACCACTTCGTTGACTGTTACCAATGTTGTTTACCGCTATGACCCAAGGTTTAACCAGTGGATGGAGGTTGCTAGCATGTTAGATAAAAGAGCACAGTTCTCCTGTTGTGTTGTAGAGAATGACATCTATGCCATAGGGGGCAGAGGAGAAAATGAGGCCATTGTTTCGTCTGTGGAAGTCTATAACGTCAGTAGGAACATCTGGACAAAATCCAAAGAGCTGCCTTGTAAAACCCATGGGCATGCCAGCACAgtgtacaaaaatgtaatttatatatcgGGTGGTAAGTGTGCTGGTCAGGTAAATAGTAGTAAGGATATGTATTCTTTTAATAAGTTAGAGGGCCAATGGAAAAAACAAGCTCCTATGTCTATTGCACGGTTTGGACATCATATGGCAACTGTAAATGATACCTTATTCACATTTCTAGGTATTTATGAACCATTTTCTGATATTGAAAAATACGATCCGCTGCACAACCAGTGGAGCCGTTTGCGACCAATGACGTTTGACCGGTTTTGCTATGGGTTAGCAGTAGTGGAACAAACGGTGTTGCTTCTTGGGGGTAAGAAGTGGCAAGAAGGTCAAGAGGTAGCCACTCAAAATATCGTAGGTTATGATGCAGAAAATGACTACTGGGAAGAAATATGTAGTTTGGCCTTTCCATTTTCTGGTTTAAAATGTGCAATACTTCAGCTATCAGAATCAGAAGTAGCATTAAACGACCAAGAAAAGAAATTGTATCCTCCGATgactaataaaaattaaaaacgcAAGACCAATTATGAATCATATAGACCTGGACAATGTGATAATGGCACGTAACACAATCTATAGAACAACATGGTTACAACATGTACATGCCTTATCACAACAAATTAGGtctcctatatatattaaaaagattaTCCTTTCCAAAGGGCCCAAGAGGTAACCACCAAAACCCAATCGTCTTATTCATCATCTTTAGTATGATCACTGAATGTGCTTTTTGTAAAATAGGTATTAGTGCAACTCTTACGAACCAACAACTTAAAGTAATTATATGCATCGCATCCCGCATTTTGCTTTAGAAAACATTGTAATCGTTTGTTTTTTGGGACACAGTGAGTGTGGATTCTGCTAACGGATATAAATGGTTTGGCTAGCGCATTTCTCTGTATGCACATCAAGCCCAACAAACCTTTACATTCCAAGTATATTTGGATGGATTGCAATCTGTCAACCTCATAGCTTTTTGCATAACTAATTTATTACCGTGAGCCATTGCTTCTACTTTTTTGCATTCTGTGTAACTGTTAAGCGTTTGTttggtttaaaagaaaaagactgaGGTATGTGGCAAAAGATGGCAAAACTAGAATATGAATGTATTTTCCCCCACACCCTTACAAATAAATCATCTTCCTGCAGAGGAGAGCAGTCATTTAAGAAAAATGAGAAACAATGACTTCATGAGGAGGAATAACTAATGCATATTCCAGGTTAGGATGGGTGCTCCTGTGGTAAACACAACAAAGTGGGATTATAGTAGATGCGttgattattttaatctgtaaacgcAATTACATGAAGGTTTGTAAAGTACTTaagtgaaaaatggaaaagtgcTATTTTAATAAGGGTTATGGctcatgtattatttttgtgataTGTGTTACAAATTACGGATAACTAGTACTAACAAGTGGGTTCTGAAATTAATGTATAGGTGAAATGTTCAAGCAGCTTAAATTCATTAATGTGCTTCACATTTGTATaggttaatacattaaaaatagacaatGATAAAGTTTCACGTAAAACAGCATTTAGCATTTTAAAGAGTGCAACTGGTTTTGTAATACAGTTTAATGCACAAATATGTCACATCGCACCTGTACTGAAAAAGGGTCGCCTTCTTCATATTTAGTCAAATGGACAGTAATAGCTATTTTCTAACAGGCTCTAGTGATAGCTGATTAAAATTCCACAAGGCTACCGAGTGCTTCCTAGATGTACTGCCAGGTTGCcaaggtgtatatgtgtgtgtctgtgtggaaTCCAATAGGTTTTTGCATAGTGCTTCCTAAGCGGGCCACATAAATGTTGTAACTTGACCATTTACTCTTCACAGTAGCTCTTTCCCCACACTATGGGACCTTCTGAGGCAGAGTGTCAGGATAAAACAACCACTGCTCTGTGCGAGTAAGAGGACCCTGTCCAAAAGGCAAGTCCTGGGGCCATACGTTCTCACAGCCTTTATCACGCATCTTTGGATGAGACAGCGGTTTACACAATGGTGCAGAAGTTAAATGGTATATACATCATAACATAAGAGGCATTATTACTCaaatgaaaaggaaacaaaacatgACTTATGTATAAAGAATTTAACTTGGAAAAATCTGAATTGTCACAGTTTCCCCCTAAGCAGTAGTACAGGTAAATCTGAAGCCCGGAATCCCACCATTAACATTGTAATTGTGTTTTCTGATCACACCAGAGCCAGCTGTTTGAGATGAGATTAGGCGTAATCATATGTGATTGCCagtaataatatgaaatgaTGTGATGCTTATAATGCTGTaatacaatgtttattttctataCTCTTCGTGCTCTCTCGCCATGCACAGATATGGATAACGTGGCACAAATTGATTCCTGAAACCTCTTGTTTTACTTAAAGGTCAGTACTGCTAGCAAACAAACAGCTCTTCGGTAAAAGAATATGATAATAAAGCACTACACCTCTGAGAGATGAGCCTAGAACAAAATGTTCCAAACACAGAAATCCTACACGGCACAGAAGTGTATTACTTTGTCCTTAAGCCACACGTCCTCTGTTTTAAAGCAAGCCTACTGTATCCTTCTTCTTTGTGCCACTTGATGACAAGTCTAGGAACCTCTTGGCCTTTAAACGcaagttaaaagaaaatatctcTCTGATCTAATTACGCGTGGTATCTAGCACAGAGACAGGTTCTTTAGCAAATAATATTTGGGTCTCTTCTGCATGTGAAACCGATCCATAAACTTATACTCTAGAGCAGGggtcctcaaactgcggccctccagctgctgcaggactacatctcccatactcctcagccagcccctaagctgaaggagcattatgggagatgtagtcctgcagcagctggagggccacagtttGAGGACCCCTGCTCTAGAGGATCCAAGGCTAATCTTCTTAAACAAAGCTTGTGTTATTATAGATGATTTCCTTATATTCCACATATTTAATGAAGTCTGTAGACGTAAATCCGCACTGATGTGTATCAGAACATTTAAACTACGCACTAACCTAACCTATGATATCAGCTGCTTCTACAAGGGTATTTTATTCTGTATGAATACACAAGAATACATACCATCTTCCTGTTATATTGGCAAATCATACAGTTTTTGTTGATGTTCACATATTATCGTGACACATGGCACAGATATGTTGCATGGTATGAATAGGCGGATGCTTACATGAACGCATCTACTCATAGGGGTCCAGGTCTTCCACCATGTTTTCAGAAAGATACCTTTGTACATCGTTTGATAATATATTGTGTTAATCGGCTGCGTTTTAATGATGGCAAAATTGTGCCTGTACAGTATAGTATATTATGGTACATACGCTGCGAAAAAGCTTCTTCTGACACGAgc
This sequence is a window from Spea bombifrons isolate aSpeBom1 chromosome 2, aSpeBom1.2.pri, whole genome shotgun sequence. Protein-coding genes within it:
- the KLHL34 gene encoding kelch-like protein 34 — encoded protein: MSYFLAFCKSHRGLVFTQYQMLRAQGHLCDVCLVVDGHEFHAHKSFLACSSDYFRAMFKEYTKESKASIIHLNVISATGLQIILDFIYTSWLSLSMNTLEDTLEAACYLQVTDAVPLCSQYLISNCDLGNCCFAANIASKFYLSDALAEMEKYIINNLWVLLQEDIEKTELLELNIKSMINLIKSNDIPKVQEKGLLTLILKWLQYDRTRHLYVMVLFENIRYALLPLDALRKLYTQTDVPLTASIKNLIIKAINYHSIPTKQPVLQDKYSTLRNHKGWILLVGGDANGDLVENVLGFDVYTHKWRMVTNLQMKVQLHSICVIGNFLYVLGGETPKHGTEGTTSLTVTNVVYRYDPRFNQWMEVASMLDKRAQFSCCVVENDIYAIGGRGENEAIVSSVEVYNVSRNIWTKSKELPCKTHGHASTVYKNVIYISGGKCAGQVNSSKDMYSFNKLEGQWKKQAPMSIARFGHHMATVNDTLFTFLGIYEPFSDIEKYDPLHNQWSRLRPMTFDRFCYGLAVVEQTVLLLGGKKWQEGQEVATQNIVGYDAENDYWEEICSLAFPFSGLKCAILQLSESEVALNDQEKKLYPPMTNKN